A genomic window from Punica granatum isolate Tunisia-2019 chromosome 2, ASM765513v2, whole genome shotgun sequence includes:
- the LOC116196859 gene encoding integrator complex subunit 7: protein MEKIPAACAMEWSIALEKALRSKVPGRAIEAISQVGRRLEQWNLEPEPTMAAYNLYGLVPGEERLFANAILLRLTDAFMTGERDIKLAVVRAFVGLSKSERKKRRMKKGRKIKDGILSKGRVSNSSELLRRVKVVFDGGDAESRAMALVLFGCWADFAKDSANIRYLILSNLVSSDVAVVKAALFAAGCFCELSSDFASVVLEMLVNLVTSPDVPLTARWAGVRTFSRMQCSYAVADRAYKTGRKLVSESSDEAFLVKMLYSISKLAGSLSILAFEQVNLLCSFLGHGKSIPLQEASLRCLNYMVKKGVCHFTEQTCMNPLLRIVDDPELPAFLQCEAVAILHQILLSVLPTITRMNKMEFDQLLTCILTASQCPVESKSLLALRCLADLCIRLTKGLEMGSATITPSLSLNVASLLLDRIVLLVQPLSNVSQIDSKIFVEVRAELRCLLHLVGKHPNLVLPMLDKLNLLIRHLINDHENPAPSTQEGSLEEKCKPICLKIMVILYKYLVACLDFLNEINAITLQVFEKIKILIQGICGCKLFSLYIQTLYSLLLHSRLIWNSMVKEDEEINENLSYDYWIESEVFTLMCAQKMLIGEDYWLAYKCGMLAASHGAWFTATFIFGNLMTKVRSHSCCCWLKSLAQLSLCEMKIQLLVLPTQELRSTECLELIKLLPDTLFEDGIGEVENYVGGHTNIVDYGEKLVCAYSYLNSSWETLKSCITTSGQTFCFQAWFLALRVKMLGIVSEAVTVLAGIPSNRNAEGQKETQISMHDCFEFSRKFTQLSARLKRLSEEFDLIAASFIDIDWRSSKIVSTLALGCSLLSFAAGFALFFPNLPPRDIVASEQENVSQATLVQNLFGRLCHIDHETSVSLSSLAEVDRCPKSFHGSHFQPRALGVGCEIREVLSLCRNVVSRVLHLQNQAKESCDEEVISQVTENGQQLLLDIITGLMRVPFQTPEYYFRTRPCMGSELFVVNADTKLSDGIFVSPGLCLSLNICIQLRNVPPNLLMQPIKLHCIICCNLSFQEPVVPRYKLLQCASRSWETDDMLILNEELYQHVMRRAEKYDKKHGKDSHDGKASRAFLSFEVSERGQGFSTCFLDVSRFPAGTYRMKWHSCCVDSRGSYWSLLPLNAGPVFTIR from the exons ATGGAGAAGATACCGGCAGCGTGCGCCATGGAGTGGAGCATCGCGCTCGAGAAGGCTCTTCGCTCCAAAGTCCCTG GTCGAGCAATCGAAGCGATATCTCAGGTCGGGCGCCGGCTGGAGCAATGGAATCTGGAACCGGAGCCAACGATGGCGGCCTATAACCTATACGGACTTGTCCCAGGAGAGGAGAGGCTCTTTGCGAACGCGATCCTGCTAAGACTAACTGATGCTTTCATGACCGGTGAAAGAGACATCAAGCTCGCAGTGGTAAGGGCCTTTGTGGGGCTCAGCAAAAgcgagaggaagaagaggaggatgaagaagggaagaaagATTAAAGATGGGATTTTGTCGAAAGGACGAGTTAGTAATAGTTCTGAGTTGCTGAGGAGGGTCAAGGTTGTGTTTGATGGTGGGGATGCCGAGTCGAGAGCTATGGCGCTGGTTCTGTTTGGATGTTGGGCTGATTTTGCTAAGGATAGCGCTAACATTCGTTACTTGATTCTTTCTAATTTGGTTTCTTCCGATGTTGCAGTG GTAAAGGCAGCCCTGTTTGCTGCTGGGTGTTTTTGTGAGCTGTCAAGTGACTTTGCATCTGTTGTCTTAGAGATGCTTGTCAATCTAGTCACTTCGCCTGATGTTCCATTGACTGCAAGATGGGCTGGAGTGCGTACCTTTTCAAGGATGCAGTGCTCTTATGCTGTTGCTGATAGAGCATACAAG ACAGGTCGAAAGCTGGTTTCAGAATCTTCAGATGAGGCCTTCTTAGTTAAGATGCTATATTCAATATCAAAGCTTGCTGGGTCTCTGTCAATTCTGGCTTTTGAACAG GTGAATTTGCTTTGCTCGTTTCTTGGTCATGGAAAATCAATTCCTCTGCAAGAAGCTTCATTAAGATGTCTGAACTATATGGTCAAAAAAGGAGTGTGCCACTTCACTGAACAGACATGCATGAATCCATTGTTAAGAATAGTAGATGACCCTGAGCTTCCGGCTTTTTTGCAATGTGAAGCAGTAGCTATCCTGCATCAG ATCCTTTTGTCTGTGCTGCCAACTATAACTCGCATGAACAAGATGGAATTTGATCAGCTATtgacttgtattttgactgcATCTCAGTGTCCAGTTGAGTCAAAGAGCCTCTTAGCCCTTCGTTGTTTGGCAGATCTGTGTATCAGGTTAACAAAAGGTCTGGAAATGGGATCTGCTACAATTACTCCCTCTCTGTCTCTAAATGTTGCCTCATTACTTCTTGATCGGATCGTTTTGCTGGTCCAGCCATTGTCAAATGTTAGTCAGATTGACTCCAAGATCTTTGTTGAAGTTAGAGCAGAACTTAGATGTCTGCTTCACCTAGTTGGGAAGCACCCTAACTTGGTCCTTCCGATGCTGGATAAATTAAATTTGCTCATCAGGCATCTTATAAATGATCATGAGAATCCAGCGCCTTCAACACAAGAAGGCTCATTGGAGGAAAAATGCAAACCTATCTGCTTAAAGATTATGGTCATTTTGTATAAATATTTGGTGGCTTGCCTTGACTTTTTGAACGAAATTAATGCCATTACGCTTCAAgtatttgagaaaataaagaTCCTCATTCAGGGCATATGTGGCTGCAAGTTATTTTCGCTTTACATACAGACGTTGTACTCGTTATTGTTGCACTCTCGACTAATTTGGAATAGCATGGTGAAGGAGGATGAGGAGATAAACGAAAACCTATCATATGATTATTGGATCGAATCTGAAGTCTTCACTCTCATGTGTGCACAGAAGATGTTAATTGGGGAGGATTACTGGCTTGCTTATAAATGTGGGATGCTTGCAGCTTCTCACGGGGCATGGTTCACTGCAACTTTTATATTTGGGAATCTGATGACTAAGGTGAGGTCTCATTCCTGTTGTTGCTGGTTAAAGTCATTAGCCCAGCTATCTCTATGTGAGATGAAGATACAACTACTTGTTTTGCCAACCCAAGAGTTGAGGTCAACAGAATGTCTGGAGCTGATCAAACTCCTCCCAGACACCCTATTCGAGGATGGAATTGGTGAGGTTGAAAATTATGTAGGTGGTCATACCAATATAGTTGATTATGGAGAAAAGCTTGTTTGTGCTTACAGTTATCTGAACTCGTCATGGGAAACATTAAAGTCCTGCATTACTACATCCGGGCAAACGTTTTGTTTCCAAGCATGGTTCTTGGCTTTGAGGGTGAAGATGCTGGGAATTGTATCAGAAGCAGTCACTGTTTTGGCTGGAATTCCTTCCAACAGGAATGCTGAGGGTCAGAAGGAGACTCAGATAAGTATGCATGACTGCTTTGAATTCTCGCGAAAGTTCACTCAGCTCTCAGCGAGACTGAAGCGGCTCTCTGAAGAATTTGATCTAATTGCCGCATCTTTCATCGATATTGACTGGAGAAGTTCGAAAATTGTTTCCACACTAGCATTGGGTTGTTCACTGCTGTCCTTTGCTGCAGgctttgcccttttttttcccaatttaCCTCCTCGTGATATTGTAGCATCTGAACAAGAAAATGTTTCACAGGCCACGCTAGTGCAAAATTTGTTTGGGCGCCTCTGCCATATAGATCATGAGACCAGTGTAAGTCTCTCTTCACTCGCAGAAGTTGATCGATGCCCCAAGAGCTTTCATGGCTCGCATTTCCAACCTAGGGCATTGGGTGTTGGATGTGAAATTAGGGAAGTTCTGTCTCTCTGTCGCAACGTTGTTTCAAGAGTCCTCCACTTGCAAAATCAGGCAAAGGAAAGTTGTGACGAGGAGGTTATTTCTCAGGTTACTGAAAATGGTCAACAGCTCTTGTTGGACATCATCACGGGATTGATGCGTGTCCCATTCCAAACTCCTGAATACTACTTCAGAACAAG GCCTTGCATGGGGTCAGAGCTCTTTGTTGTCAATGCAGACACAAAGCTCTCTGACGGGATATTTGTCTCTCCAGGCCTCTGCTTGTCGTTGAATATCTGTATACAATTGAGGAACGTCCCACCGAATCTTCTAATGCAACCAATCAAGTTGCACTGCATCATTTGCTGCAACTTATCTTTCCAGGAGCCAGTGGTGCCCAGATATAAATTATTGCAGTGTGCTTCCCGATCTTGGGAGACTGATGATATGCTCATACTGAATGAAGAGCTCTATCAGCACGTGATGAGACGTGCAGAGAAGTACGATAAGAAGCATGGGAAGGATTCACATGATGGGAAGGCGTCTCGGGCTTTTTTGTCCTTTGAAGTGAGTGAGAGAGGGCAAGGGTTCTCGACTTGCTTTCTGGACGTGTCCCGTTTTCCTGCAGGCACATACAGGATGAAATGGCACAGTTGCTGTGTTGATAGTCGGGGCTCATACTGGAGCCTCCTCCCCCTGAATGCAGGGCCGGTGTTCACTATACGATGA
- the LOC116195874 gene encoding OVARIAN TUMOR DOMAIN-containing deubiquitinating enzyme 12, with protein MQSELMRNETHSVGECSSSTSLSSQRDIEDDRMIAVVLSEEYAELDGAVARRLSNLAPVPHVPRINSYIPNLSDASLDYQRLLQRLKVYGLYEVKVSGDGNCQFRALSDQMFKSPEYHKHVRKEVVKQLKDCRNLYEGYVPMKYKKYYRKMSKSGEWGDHVTLQAAADKFAAKICLLTSFRETCFIEIAPQFEAPKREFWLSFWSEVHYNSLYEIRDAPISHKPRKKHWLF; from the exons ATGCAAAGTGAACTCATGAGAAATGAAACTCACAGTGTGGGGGAGTGCTCTAGCTCAACTTCCTTAAGCAGTCAGCGGGACATTGAGGATGACCGCATGATCGCTGTTGTGCTGTCGGAGGAATATGCCGAGTTAGATGGTGCAGTGGCAAGAAGGCTTTCCAACCTTGCGCCTGTTCCT CACGTCCCGAGGATCAATTCCTACATTCCCAATCTAAGTGATGCCAGTTTAGACTACCAGCGACTTCTCCAGAG GCTGAAAGTTTATGGTTTATATGAAGTGAAGGTTTCTGGGGATGGTAATTGTCAG TTCCGTGCATTGTCGGACCAAATGTTCAAGTCACCTGAATATCACAAGCACGTAAGGAAAGAAGTTGTGAAGCAG CTCAAAGATTGCCGTAACTTATACGAAGGCTATGTTCCAATGAAGTACAAAAAGTATTACAGGAAGATGTCCAA ATCTGGTGAATGGGGGGATCACGTGACCTTACAAGCTGCGGCTGATAAG TTTGCTGCGAAGATCTGCCTCCTGACATCTTTCAGAGAAACGTGCTTTATCGAGATCGCGCCTCAGTTTGAGGCCCCGAAGCGCG AGTTTTGGTTGAGCTTCTGGTCTGAGGTGCACTACAACTCCCTCTACGAGATTCGAG ATGCCCCAATTAGCCATAAGCCGAGGAAGAAGCACTGGTTGTTTTAG
- the LOC116197040 gene encoding uncharacterized protein LOC116197040 — MAKRLWGVLRVTFFMIRKGLISKRKLIMDMNMMMKRGKLWRKTLNNLMFHHHHHKHVAARGAGAYGIQEYEFSCSNSPNPVFFRALKRKHAHNYFPCINPPEVIEEEEDEQKEFGLLVPKTPECYTSFNNFQNLAADNAVQAEKLSPLLFSPFSVRVSNYSSEDESGIEDDRNGRVDDAAEEFIRRFYEQLRVQSRTQLLQYPEE, encoded by the coding sequence ATGGCCAAGAGGCTGTGGGGGGTCTTGAGGGTGACGTTCTTCATGATAAGGAAGGGTTTGATATCGAAGAGGAAGCTGATCATGGACATGAACATGATGATGAAGCGAGGGAAGCTCTGGAGGAAAACCCTCAACAACCTCATgttccaccaccaccaccataaACACGTGGCGGCTCGCGGTGCCGGTGCCTATGGCATACAGGAGTACGAGTTCTCATGCAGCAACAGCCCGAACCCTGTTTTTTTCCGCGCGCTGAAACGGAAGCATGCCCACAACTACTTCCCTTGTATCAATCCCCCAGAGGTCatcgaagaggaagaagacgagcAGAAAGAATTCGGTTTATTGGTGCCTAAGACCCCGGAGTGCTACACGTCGTTCAATAATTTTCAGAACCTCGCGGCTGACAATGCGGTTCAAGCTGAGAAGCTCAGCCCTTTGCTGTTCTCTCCGTTTTCTGTCAGGGTTTCAAACTACTCTTCTGAAGACGAGAGCGGCATTGAAGACGATAGGAATGGAAGAGTGGATGACGCGGCAGAGGAATTCATCCGAAGGTTTTACGAACAACTGAGAGTTCAGAGTCGAACGCAGCTTTTGCAATATCCGGAGGAATGA